Proteins encoded together in one Aurantiacibacter aquimixticola window:
- the plsY gene encoding glycerol-3-phosphate 1-O-acyltransferase PlsY translates to MDLFGAFLIGYLSGSIPFGLLLARAAGKGDIRSIGSGNIGATNVLRTGSKWLAVATLLLDFAKGFVPVLLASWLWGFDGPRIQPANLVEECKSLAALGAVLGHCFPVWLRFRGGKGVATNAGVSFGLAWPIGVVYAVVWIAVLALGRISSVAGMSAVIAAALGAWLLGFAHFGPVLAIIAALIVWLHRANIGRLLRGEEPRVGSKS, encoded by the coding sequence TTGGACCTTTTTGGCGCATTTCTGATCGGGTATCTGAGCGGCTCGATCCCCTTCGGCCTTTTGCTCGCAAGGGCGGCCGGCAAGGGCGATATCCGCTCCATCGGCAGTGGCAATATCGGCGCGACCAATGTGCTGCGTACCGGTAGCAAGTGGCTGGCTGTGGCAACCCTGCTGCTCGATTTCGCCAAGGGTTTCGTACCGGTGTTGCTCGCATCATGGCTCTGGGGCTTCGATGGTCCCCGCATCCAGCCCGCAAACCTTGTCGAGGAATGCAAATCACTCGCCGCACTCGGCGCGGTCCTCGGTCACTGCTTCCCCGTCTGGCTCAGATTCAGGGGCGGAAAGGGGGTTGCTACGAATGCAGGCGTCAGCTTCGGTCTCGCATGGCCAATCGGCGTCGTCTACGCTGTTGTCTGGATTGCAGTTCTGGCGCTCGGTCGTATCAGTTCGGTTGCAGGAATGAGCGCGGTGATCGCTGCGGCCCTCGGCGCGTGGCTGCTTGGTTTCGCGCATTTCGGCCCCGTCCTCGCAATTATCGCAGCGCTGATCGTTTGGCTGCACCGCGCCAATATCGGCCGCCTCCTGCGCGGTGAGGAACCGCGGGTCGGCAGCAAGTCGTGA